The genomic segment ACATTTAACATTGTTATCTATCTCTTTTTTGCTTTCTGCCTTGTAGGTATATAAGCTTAAATTCTTATATAGGTTTTGCTACAGGACAAAGCGCTGTAAGATAACAACTACACCTTGGGTCATCCAACTTTGCTTGATTTTTGCTATGACGATCGCCATGACGCTGAATGACGACCTAACTATCTTAGATATTGAAGCAAATCCACTGAGTCCATTGGATTTGCCCCCTGAAGAGGAAATGCCTCTTCTAGATCCTGATGAGATGCTGGCACTTCTCAACTCGGCTATAGTTTTAGAGAGAATGCAGGCTGCAAGAGCATTTTGTGAGTTAGAAGATCAAAGAGCGATACCCAGTCTCATCGAATTGCTGCAAGATGAATGTCCTTTAGTACGTGTCAGTGCTGCTTATGCTCTTGGGCGTAATAAGAGCGATGAGGCGATCGCACCTCTAATCAGGCAACTCAAACAAGATTGGAATGGCTATGTACGTAAAGGTATCGTTTGGGCATTAGGAACCTGTCGTGCCACATTAGGATTGCAGTCGCTTATTTCTGCGCTTAGGTATGATATTACGGCAGTGCGCTTATGGGCTGCTAGTGCGTTGGGACAATTGGGTGATCTGCAAGCGATTGAGCCTCTAACCGAAGCGTTAACCAAAGATTCGATGTCTGCTGTGCGTGGTAATTGTGCATGGTCAATCGGTAAGCTAATTGTGCAAATGCGCCGCGATTTTGATACTCAAGATGAAATTTATCAAGAT from the Pseudanabaena sp. BC1403 genome contains:
- a CDS encoding HEAT repeat domain-containing protein; the encoded protein is MTIAMTLNDDLTILDIEANPLSPLDLPPEEEMPLLDPDEMLALLNSAIVLERMQAARAFCELEDQRAIPSLIELLQDECPLVRVSAAYALGRNKSDEAIAPLIRQLKQDWNGYVRKGIVWALGTCRATLGLQSLISALRYDITAVRLWAASALGQLGDLQAIEPLTEALTKDSMSAVRGNCAWSIGKLIVQMRRDFDTQDEIYQDAVDALIYALDDDDLSVQTDARNALRKLGEPRGLKVLDRIEMDQGYCEF